The genomic region GCACGCCGCCCGGCAGGACGCGGGAGGCACCGCGTGAGCGTCCCCGAATTCCTCCTCCTGGTCGGTGCCGGCGGGCTCGGCGCCGGCACCCGCTTCGTCGTCGACGGCCTGATCCGCTCCCGGGTGAGCTCCGCCTTCCCGTGGCCGACCGCGCTGATCAACATGTCCGGCTCGCTGCTGCTCGGCATCCTCACCGGCCTGGTCGCCGGCGACCTCGCCTCCACCGAGACCAGCGCCATCCTCGGCACCGGCTTCCTGGGCGGCTACACGACCTTCAGCACCGCCAGCTACGAGGCGGTGCACCTGGTCCGGGAGCAGAAGTACGGCATGGCGTTCGCCTACGGATTCGGGGTGCTGGCGGTCTGCATCGCGCTGGCGTTCGCCGGCTACCGCTGGGGCGCCCAGGCCTGAGGCCGGAAACGAGACAAGCGACGTGCTTCTCACCCCGTGGTCAGGTTGAGGGATGGACTCCGTCTGGCTGGTCCTCGGGATCGTCGTCCTTCTCGCCACCTTGCTGGACGTGTTCCTCACCGCGCTGAACTACGACGAGGCCGGCTTCCTCGCCGGTCCGGTCGCCCGCCTGCAGTGGCACACGGTGCGCCGCGTCACCCGCCGGCTGCCCCGGCGCTGGCGGCCGGTGGCGCTGCGCCAGGTCACCGGCCTGCAGATCATCGTGATCGTGGCCGTCTGGCTCTTCGGCGTCATCCTCGGCTACGGGCTGATCTACCGGGGCCTGATGTCGCCGACCTCGTTCTCGGTCAGCGGCACCGGCGCGGAGCGGGACTTCTTCGACGCGATGTACTTCAGCGCCGCCCAGCTGTCCACGGTCGGCGGCTCGGTGCTCACCGCCGAGACCGACCTGCTGCGCTTCCTCAGCATCGCCGAGACCCTCACCGGCGTGATCCTGGTGTCGCTGATCCTCACCTTCCTGCTCGGCGTGTACGACGTGATCGGGAGCCTGCACTCGCTGTGTCGGCACTTCTTCAGCGCCGAGCGCGGCGCCGGCTCCCCCGTGGCCAGCCTCGCGCCGTACTTCCAGCAGGGTGAGCCGAACGGCCTCGACGGCCACGTCGACGGCATCGCCGACTCGTTCGCCTCCTACACCGACGGGCTCCGCCTGCACCACGCCGCGTACTACTTCCAGAGCGGGCGGGACCAGTTCGCGCTCCCGTACGCGCTGCGGATGACCGGCGGGACGCTCGGCGCGCTGCGCTGGGGGCTGCCCACCGGGCATCCCGCCACGACCCAGCCCGCGCTGGTCGGCCTCACCTTCCAGTTCCTGGAGTTCGGCGACTACCTGCACACGCAGCTGCGCTGGCGCAGCGTCGCGGTGCCCGAGGTCGTCACCCCCGAGGTCTTCGCGCGGCTCGCCAAGGACGAGCGCCGCGCTCGGGAGGACTCCTGGGTGGCGCGCTTCGTCCAGCTCGAGCGTGAGATGGCCGGGCTCGCCGGGCTGGAGCCGCTCTCGGATCTCGACGATGCCCACCGCCGCTACAGCGCCTGGCTGCCGTTCGCCTACCGCGCCCAGCAGATCGTGCTGGCCACCAGCGCGGACCTCGACTACCAGCCGGTCATCGTCAGCGACACCCCGGTCTCGATCCTGGAGGCCCGCGACGCCGTCGCGCTGCAGAGCATCGAGGAGATCCCCGGGCCGGTGAGCGTCACGACAGACCCGGTGCCGGACACCGAACGGAGCCGGGCCGGACGGCTGCGGACCTTCCTCGACGAGCACCTCTCCCTGGTCGACCCCGGCCACGCCCGGCTCCGCTCGGCGGCACGCGCGGTCCTCGGGGCGGTCGCTGCCGTCGTCACCCTGCACCCGCTCTTCGACGCCCTGGACGAGACCGCCTTGCCCCCCGCGATCTTCGGCGGCTTCGTCGCGATGCTCAGCGCCGGGGTCGCGGTCGACCGGACCGTGCGCGGGCGCCAGGTCACGAGCGTCCTGGTCGTGCTCCCGGTGTCGGCGGTCGTGCTCGTCGGTGCGCTCGCCTCCGGGTCGGCCCTGTGGAGCGGGGTCCTGCTCGTCGTCATCGCGCTGGTCGGGGTCGGCGCGGGGCGGCTCGGCCCGCGCTGGGCCGCGCTGGGCCGGGTCTCGTTCATGGCGTACTACTTCGCGCTGATCATGCGCCTGGAGCTCGCCGACGTGGTGTTCTACATCGCGGCCGCCGTGGTCGGGGTCGCGTGGGCGTACGTGCTGAACCACTTGGTCCTGCCCGACCGCCC from Nocardioides pantholopis harbors:
- a CDS encoding fluoride efflux transporter FluC, with the protein product MSVPEFLLLVGAGGLGAGTRFVVDGLIRSRVSSAFPWPTALINMSGSLLLGILTGLVAGDLASTETSAILGTGFLGGYTTFSTASYEAVHLVREQKYGMAFAYGFGVLAVCIALAFAGYRWGAQA
- a CDS encoding FUSC family protein, which translates into the protein MDSVWLVLGIVVLLATLLDVFLTALNYDEAGFLAGPVARLQWHTVRRVTRRLPRRWRPVALRQVTGLQIIVIVAVWLFGVILGYGLIYRGLMSPTSFSVSGTGAERDFFDAMYFSAAQLSTVGGSVLTAETDLLRFLSIAETLTGVILVSLILTFLLGVYDVIGSLHSLCRHFFSAERGAGSPVASLAPYFQQGEPNGLDGHVDGIADSFASYTDGLRLHHAAYYFQSGRDQFALPYALRMTGGTLGALRWGLPTGHPATTQPALVGLTFQFLEFGDYLHTQLRWRSVAVPEVVTPEVFARLAKDERRAREDSWVARFVQLEREMAGLAGLEPLSDLDDAHRRYSAWLPFAYRAQQIVLATSADLDYQPVIVSDTPVSILEARDAVALQSIEEIPGPVSVTTDPVPDTERSRAGRLRTFLDEHLSLVDPGHARLRSAARAVLGAVAAVVTLHPLFDALDETALPPAIFGGFVAMLSAGVAVDRTVRGRQVTSVLVVLPVSAVVLVGALASGSALWSGVLLVVIALVGVGAGRLGPRWAALGRVSFMAYYFALIMRLELADVVFYIAAAVVGVAWAYVLNHLVLPDRPRRVLRGGIDGLGRRLVDSMDPLIDAVSWARWDPDIRKRVSADLRQLHGAAAFIGGQLSGEPAATGIDPASAAVLRLRLFDLELTSGNLTGAVRDVTGTAISLELRARLAGRLELLQAHLQEIAARPVEDDARPTTPTPSALAPWSSEPAPTGWPLAARALHHAADEVYLAADALQRAEAASLDPAAPPLADPGVTADDGSLAEIEELEGVAQADPETPAPRSLSGNTKQAVQAAAATGAALLVGEAVSSTHQYWATLSAYQVLGGTDGETFVKGAKRIAGTVVGAAVGFAIAIGTDAEPAVVVPLLAVAVFASTYYRPVSPAVSTFWVTMIFAMIYETLGRLSPVALELRVLETLFGAVVALLVAWWVFPTHTRTKLNQDLTSLLDDLRVVITAGLERLSGNDTVSAAAIRRRLLAINQAARQLTVTSAPLRRAAGALEAGGVEGRLTAVWSLTYYTRRLIEAVEHALAAGVDPGGEDWGQLRRATSDNLTALTAALADQLPGPVHDSLPASRDYDPSGRPTRPEDAVLRELERINQTVVLLLGDISPGAVNRDAEPAATP